Proteins from one Amycolatopsis benzoatilytica AK 16/65 genomic window:
- a CDS encoding IclR family transcriptional regulator, with translation MADMVGKALRLLSLLGGHPEGVPLSELSREAGYPVSTTHRLLSSLQGEGFARNDPISKRYSLGLRLFELGQTVSQARGFAGVALPVMHQLAAETGEPTLLAVLDGHNQVYVHSVQGSQRLQIRGEPGARGPLHCTSMGKCLVAFAPHRAELVASLDLPALGPRTITERAAFEAEIAKVRESGYAIADEEHEEGIRAVGVPIRTPDGTAIAALSTAAPAYRLTVAQLEAFVPALRAAARELAALLPR, from the coding sequence ATGGCGGACATGGTCGGCAAAGCGCTGCGGCTGCTGTCCCTGCTCGGCGGTCATCCCGAAGGCGTTCCGTTGTCCGAACTGTCGCGGGAGGCCGGGTACCCGGTGAGCACCACGCATCGGTTGCTCAGCTCTCTGCAGGGCGAGGGATTCGCACGCAACGACCCAATCTCGAAGCGGTATTCGTTGGGGCTGCGACTGTTCGAGCTAGGCCAGACGGTCTCGCAGGCGCGCGGGTTCGCCGGTGTCGCACTGCCGGTGATGCACCAGCTCGCCGCGGAGACCGGCGAGCCGACGCTGCTGGCAGTGCTGGACGGGCACAACCAGGTGTACGTCCATTCGGTCCAGGGCTCGCAGCGGCTGCAGATCCGCGGCGAACCGGGAGCGCGCGGCCCGTTGCATTGCACGTCGATGGGCAAATGCCTGGTCGCGTTCGCGCCGCACCGGGCTGAGCTGGTCGCGTCGCTCGACCTGCCCGCGCTGGGCCCGCGCACGATCACGGAGCGCGCGGCGTTCGAGGCGGAGATCGCGAAGGTGCGCGAAAGCGGCTACGCCATCGCGGACGAGGAGCATGAAGAAGGCATCCGTGCGGTCGGCGTCCCGATCCGGACGCCGGATGGCACCGCGATCGCCGCGTTGTCCACGGCCGCGCCGGCGTATCGGCTGACGGTCGCCCAGCTGGAGGCGTTCGTGCCGGCGTTGCGTGCCGCCGCACGGGAAC